ATCGAGAAGGAATTTGGCGACAAGGTCGTGACGAGCTTTGTGGAAAGCGTGCCCGAGTCCGCTGACGCCGAGCGCGTGCTGCGCGATCTGGCCGGCCAGGGCAACAAGCTGATCTTCGGCACCACCTTCGGCTACATGGAGTCCATGCTCAAGGTGGCGGAAGACAACAAGGGCGTGAAGTTCGAGCACGCCACCGGCTACAAGACGGCCGAGAACCTGCGCACCTACGACAGCCGCACCTACGAAGGCGCGTACATGGCTGGCATCATCGCTGGCGCCATGACCAAGTCCAACACGCTGGGCGTGGTGGGCTCGGTGCCGATTCCTGAAGTGATCCGCAACATCAACAGCTTCACGCTGGGTGCGCAGTCGGTCAACCCCAAGATCAAGACCAAGGTGGTGTGGGTGAACGAATGGTTCAGCCCACCCAAGGAAACCGAAGCGGCAACCAGCCTGATCAACGGCGGCGCTGACATCCTGTTCCAGAACACTGACTCTCCCGCCGTACTCAAGACTGCTCAAGAGAAGGGCAAGCGCGCCTTCGGCTGGGACAGCGACATGACTGCCTATGGTCCCAAGGCCCACCTGGCATCGGCTGTCATCAACTGGGGCCCGTACTACGTCAAGGCTACCAAGGACGTGCTGGACGGCACCTGGGCTTCGGGCCAAAGCTGGTGGGGCGTGAAGGAAGGCGCGATCGACATCGTCTCCATCGCTGAAGACGTGCCTGCCGAAACCAAGGCCAAGGTGGAAGAAGTGAAGAAGGGCCTGGCCGACGGCAGCTTCAGCATCTGGAAGGGCCCCATCATGGGTCAGGACGGCAAGCCCGTGCTGGAAAAGGACGCTGTGGCCGACGACAAGTTCCTGGGCGGCATCAACTTCTACGTCAAGGGCGTGGAAGGCAAGATCCCCGGCGGCGACAAGAAGTAATTCGCACCGCGTTCATCAGCAGCTCTTGCGGGCTGCTGTGACAAAGGGCCGCCCTGGGGTGGCCCTTTTGTTTTGCAGGGGCCTTTTGCGGTCCGTGGCTTTTGAGGAGCAAGGACGATGGTGGAATCAACGTTGTGGCACCCGGTAGCCCTGTCAGAGGCCGTGGCTGCGCAGGCACCGCTGGCCGTGCAATTGCTGGAACAACCCGTGGTGTTGTGGCGCGACAGCGGAGGCGCTGTGCACGCGCTGGCCGACCAGTGCCCGCACCGGGGCGCCCGCCTGTCGCTGGGCCGCGTCACGCCCCAGGGCCAGTTGGAGTGCCCCTACCATGGCTGGCAGTTTGCGGCCGGCGGGCAGTGCACGCATGTGCCCGCACTGCCCAGCTTTGTGCCTCCGGCCACCCACTGCGCTAGGCACTTTGAGACGCAGGAGGCTTATGGCATGGTCTGGGTTCGCATCGCACCGGGTGAGCAGGGGCTGCCTGTGTTTGCGGCGGAAGGGGACGCCCGCCTGCGCAAGCTCAACTGCGGTCCTTACGATGTGGCGGCCAGCGCGCCGCGCATCATCGAAAATTTTCTGGACATGTCGCATTTCGGCTTTGTGCACGAAGGCTGGCTGGGCAGCCGCGAAGCGACGGCCATCGACGACTACCGCGTGGAGCCCACGCCCACGGGCGTGCTGGCCACGGGCTGCAAGGCCTGGCAACCGCAATCCAACCTGCATTCAACGGCGGCTGCCCAGGTCGAATACACCTACGAAGTCACGGCGCCCTATGCAGCCGTGCTGACCAAGGTGCCCGAGGCGGGCACCACGGCGGTGAAGGGCTGGCGCGAGTCCATAGCCCTGTTCATATGCCCGGTGACGCCCGTGCGCAGCCGGGTGTGGTTCCGGCTGGCGGTGGCGGATTTTGATTCGCCGGACGAGAAGCTGCAGGCCTTCCAGCACACCATCTTCACGCAGGACCAGCCCGTGCTGGAGTCGCAGATGCCACAGTGCCTGCCACTCGACCTGCGCGCGGAGTTGCATACCGCCGCCGACAAGGCATCATCTGCTTACCGCCGCTTTCTGCGCCAGAGTGGCATCACCTTTGGAGTCTGCTGATGTTCAAGATCCCCCCCATC
Above is a window of Acidovorax sp. KKS102 DNA encoding:
- a CDS encoding BMP family ABC transporter substrate-binding protein; this translates as MTDLQKRSMLKVAALSAVAAAALVGCGKKEEPAPAPAPAPAPAAEAPAPKPEPLKIAFAYVGPVGDGGWSFAHDNGRKAIEKEFGDKVVTSFVESVPESADAERVLRDLAGQGNKLIFGTTFGYMESMLKVAEDNKGVKFEHATGYKTAENLRTYDSRTYEGAYMAGIIAGAMTKSNTLGVVGSVPIPEVIRNINSFTLGAQSVNPKIKTKVVWVNEWFSPPKETEAATSLINGGADILFQNTDSPAVLKTAQEKGKRAFGWDSDMTAYGPKAHLASAVINWGPYYVKATKDVLDGTWASGQSWWGVKEGAIDIVSIAEDVPAETKAKVEEVKKGLADGSFSIWKGPIMGQDGKPVLEKDAVADDKFLGGINFYVKGVEGKIPGGDKK
- a CDS encoding aromatic ring-hydroxylating dioxygenase subunit alpha translates to MVESTLWHPVALSEAVAAQAPLAVQLLEQPVVLWRDSGGAVHALADQCPHRGARLSLGRVTPQGQLECPYHGWQFAAGGQCTHVPALPSFVPPATHCARHFETQEAYGMVWVRIAPGEQGLPVFAAEGDARLRKLNCGPYDVAASAPRIIENFLDMSHFGFVHEGWLGSREATAIDDYRVEPTPTGVLATGCKAWQPQSNLHSTAAAQVEYTYEVTAPYAAVLTKVPEAGTTAVKGWRESIALFICPVTPVRSRVWFRLAVADFDSPDEKLQAFQHTIFTQDQPVLESQMPQCLPLDLRAELHTAADKASSAYRRFLRQSGITFGVC